A genomic segment from Ptychodera flava strain L36383 chromosome 19, AS_Pfla_20210202, whole genome shotgun sequence encodes:
- the LOC139118515 gene encoding octanoyl-[acyl-carrier-protein]:protein N-octanoyltransferase LIPT2, mitochondrial-like, with protein sequence MQPMREVLVRNLGRIKFSDAVKVQQQEVRKHKDFLAQKSKTESTEKPMNTLLICEHTPVYTIGIRTKGYTEKDEESLKTLGADFQRTDRGGLITFHGPGQLVAYPILNLADFKKSVRWYVCQLEKCVIRTCNAYGIEAQTMPDTGVWVHKKKIAAIGIHCSRYITSHGLALNCNTDLTWFDHIVPCGIKDKGVTSLTNELDREININDALGKFIEAFEAQFDCKVKKKDDCIEG encoded by the exons ATGCAGCCTATGAGGGAAGTTCTTGTACGGAATTTGGGACGGATTAAATTCAGCGATGCTGTGAAAGTACAACAACAAGAAGTGCGCAAGCACAAGGACTTTCTGGCCCAGAAATCTAAAACTGAGTCAACTGAGAAACCCATGAACACTTTGTTAATCTGTGAGCACACTCCAGTTTACACCATCGGAATACGAACGAAAGGATACACAGAAAAGGACGAAGAAAGTTTGAAGACATTAGGTGCTGATTTTCAGCGGACAGACCGAGGTGGTTTGATCACATTCCATGGACCAGGTCAGCTGGTTGCTTATCCGATACTAAACTTGGCAGATTTTAAGAAGAGTGTCAGGTGGTATGTGTGTCAATTGGAAAAGTGTGTGATCAGGACATGCAATGCCTATGGCATTGAGGCACAGACCATGCCGGACACCGGAGTCTGGGTtcacaaaaagaaaattgccgCTATAG GTATTCACTGCAGCCGCTACATCACGTCCCATGGCCTGGCATTGAACTGCAACACTGACCTGACGTGGTTCGACCACATCGTACCATGTGGCATCAAGGACAAAGGAGTCACATCTCTCACCAATGAACTTGACAGAGAAATCAATATCAATGATGCTTTAGGGAAATTTATAGAGGCTTTTGAAGCGCAGTTTGATTGCAAGGTTAAGAAAAAAGATGATTGTATAGAGGGATGA